A stretch of Helicobacter pylori DNA encodes these proteins:
- a CDS encoding CpaF/VirB11 family protein, with product METLQTHRVLQALIGHFTPFLESGITELIINTEQELWLYKINNTREKRGHVLFDKAFLLRFCEQLASFRGLFFDEEHPTLNCSIPFTRYRVSANHFSITTNNQITLNIRVPRLKPLSLDDFTFKASDPKGLKDLALKGHNILISGETSSGKTSLLNALLDCVNKDERVVSVEDSQELDLKAFSNCVGLLVGKQENTRFNYEDALNMAMRLNPDRLIVGEIDTRNAALFLRLGNTGHKGMLSTIHANSAQNTLEALSLNLSMRYTHSLDKDLMRAYFKSAIDVIVHVNRINNERQIAEVLWTKELKCP from the coding sequence TTGGAAACTTTACAAACCCATAGAGTTTTACAAGCCCTAATCGGCCATTTTACCCCTTTTTTAGAAAGCGGGATCACAGAGCTTATCATCAATACCGAGCAGGAGCTTTGGCTTTATAAAATCAATAACACCCGAGAAAAAAGAGGGCATGTGCTTTTTGATAAGGCGTTTTTGCTGAGATTTTGCGAGCAATTGGCCAGTTTTAGGGGGTTGTTTTTTGATGAAGAACACCCCACTTTAAATTGCTCTATCCCTTTCACGCGCTATAGGGTGAGCGCGAATCACTTCAGCATCACTACCAATAATCAAATCACGCTCAATATCCGTGTGCCTAGGCTTAAGCCCTTAAGTTTAGACGATTTCACTTTCAAAGCAAGCGATCCAAAGGGTTTGAAAGATTTAGCGCTAAAAGGGCATAATATCCTCATTAGCGGGGAGACTTCAAGCGGTAAAACAAGCTTATTGAACGCTCTTTTAGATTGCGTCAATAAAGATGAAAGGGTGGTGAGCGTTGAAGACAGCCAAGAATTGGATTTAAAAGCGTTTAGTAACTGCGTGGGGCTTTTAGTGGGCAAGCAAGAAAACACGCGCTTTAATTATGAAGACGCTCTCAATATGGCCATGCGCTTAAACCCAGACAGGCTCATTGTGGGCGAGATTGACACTAGGAATGCAGCGCTTTTTTTGCGTTTAGGAAACACCGGGCATAAGGGCATGCTCTCAACCATTCACGCTAATAGCGCTCAAAACACTTTAGAAGCCCTTTCGTTGAATTTAAGCATGCGTTATACGCATTCTTTGGATAAGGATTTAATGCGAGCGTATTTTAAGAGCGCGATTGATGTGATCGTGCATGTGAATAGGATCAACAATGAGCGCCAAATCGCTGAAGTCTTATGGACTAAAGAGCTTAAATGCCCCTAA
- the fliI gene encoding flagellar protein export ATPase FliI has translation MPLKSLKNRLNQHFDLSPRYGSVKKIMPNIVYADGFNPSVGDVVKIEKSDGAECVGMVVVAEKEQFGFTPFNFIEGARAGDKVLFLKEGLNFPVGRNLLGRVLNPLGQVIDNKGTLDYERLAPVITTPIAPLKRGLIDEVFSVGVKSIDGLLTCGKGQKLGIFAGSGVGKSTLMGMITRGCLAPIKVIALIGERGREIPEFIEKNLKGDLSSCVLVVATSDDSPLMRKYGAFCAMSVAEYFKNQGLDVLFIMDSVTRFAMAQREIGLALGEPPTSKGYPPSALSLLPQLMERAGKEENKGSITAFFSVLVEGDDLSDPIADQARSILDGHIVLSRELTDYGIYPPINILNSASRVAKDIISESQNLYARKFRRLYALLKENEMLIRIGSYQMGNDKELDEAIRKKALMEQFLAQDENALQPFETSFQQLEEILR, from the coding sequence ATGCCCCTAAAATCCTTAAAAAACCGCTTGAATCAGCATTTTGATCTATCGCCTCGCTACGGGAGCGTGAAAAAAATCATGCCCAATATCGTTTATGCGGATGGCTTTAACCCGTCTGTGGGCGATGTGGTGAAGATTGAAAAAAGCGATGGCGCTGAATGCGTGGGAATGGTGGTGGTGGCAGAAAAAGAGCAATTTGGTTTCACGCCCTTTAATTTTATAGAGGGGGCTAGGGCTGGCGATAAGGTGCTGTTTTTAAAAGAGGGGTTGAATTTCCCTGTGGGCCGTAATCTTTTAGGGAGGGTGCTTAACCCTTTGGGGCAAGTCATTGACAATAAGGGGACGCTAGATTATGAACGATTAGCGCCTGTCATTACAACGCCTATAGCCCCTTTAAAGAGAGGCTTGATTGATGAGGTTTTTAGCGTGGGGGTGAAGAGCATTGATGGGCTTTTGACTTGCGGTAAGGGGCAAAAACTGGGCATTTTTGCCGGCTCTGGGGTGGGTAAATCCACGCTAATGGGCATGATCACTAGGGGTTGCTTAGCGCCGATTAAAGTGATCGCTTTGATTGGGGAAAGGGGCAGAGAAATCCCTGAATTTATAGAGAAAAACTTGAAAGGGGATTTAAGCTCTTGCGTGTTGGTGGTCGCTACGAGCGATGATAGCCCTTTAATGCGCAAATACGGGGCTTTTTGCGCGATGAGTGTGGCGGAGTATTTTAAAAACCAAGGGCTAGACGTGTTATTCATCATGGATTCAGTGACTCGTTTCGCTATGGCTCAAAGAGAAATCGGTTTAGCCTTAGGCGAACCGCCCACTTCCAAAGGCTACCCCCCATCCGCGCTTTCTTTATTGCCTCAATTAATGGAGAGAGCGGGTAAGGAAGAAAATAAGGGGAGCATTACGGCTTTTTTTAGCGTGCTAGTAGAGGGCGATGATTTGAGCGATCCCATAGCCGATCAGGCTAGGAGTATTTTAGATGGGCATATTGTCTTAAGCAGGGAATTAACCGATTATGGGATCTACCCGCCTATCAATATTTTAAACTCCGCATCAAGGGTGGCTAAAGACATCATCAGCGAGTCTCAAAACCTTTATGCGAGAAAATTCCGCCGTTTGTATGCGTTATTGAAAGAAAATGAAATGCTCATTCGCATCGGCTCTTATCAAATGGGGAACGATAAAGAGCTTGATGAAGCGATTAGGAAAAAGGCTTTAATGGAGCAATTTTTAGCGCAAGATGAAAACGCTTTACAGCCTTTTGAAACAAGCTTTCAGCAATTAGAAGAAATCTTAAGATAA
- the fliQ gene encoding flagellar biosynthesis protein FliQ, which yields MESQLMKLAIETYKITLMISLPVLLAGLVVGLLVSIFQATTQINEMTLSFVPKILAVIGVLILTMPWMTNMLLDYTKTLIKLIPKIIG from the coding sequence ATGGAATCACAGCTCATGAAACTCGCCATTGAGACTTATAAAATCACTTTGATGATTTCTTTACCGGTATTACTAGCGGGCTTAGTGGTGGGGCTATTAGTCAGTATTTTTCAAGCGACCACTCAAATCAATGAAATGACTTTGTCTTTTGTGCCTAAGATTTTAGCCGTGATTGGGGTGCTGATTTTAACCATGCCGTGGATGACTAACATGCTTTTAGACTACACCAAAACCTTAATCAAGCTCATTCCTAAAATTATAGGCTAG
- a CDS encoding UDP-N-acetylmuramate dehydrogenase, translating into MLEKTIDFSRYSSVKIGTPLKVSVLENDNEISQEHQIIGLANNLLIAPSAKNLALLGLNYDYICDQGECVEIGGAANSSKIFNYFRANDLGGLEFLGQLPGTLGALVKMNAGMKEFEIKNVLESACINGEWLGSEALGLDYRSSKFNGVVLRARFKKTHGFRQEVLKACQSMRKSHPKLPNFGSCFKNPPNDHAGRLLEGVGLRGYCLKRVGFAKEHANFLVNLGGAGFEEALDLIELAKTRVLQEYGIHLEEEVKILR; encoded by the coding sequence ATGCTAGAAAAAACCATTGATTTTTCTCGTTACAGCAGCGTGAAAATCGGCACGCCTTTAAAAGTGAGCGTTTTAGAGAACGATAATGAAATTTCTCAAGAACACCAGATCATAGGCCTAGCGAACAACCTTTTAATCGCTCCTAGCGCGAAAAATCTCGCCCTTTTAGGCCTAAACTACGATTATATTTGCGATCAAGGCGAATGCGTTGAAATAGGAGGAGCGGCCAACTCGTCTAAAATTTTTAATTATTTTAGAGCGAATGATTTAGGGGGTTTGGAGTTTTTAGGGCAATTGCCTGGCACTTTAGGGGCATTAGTTAAAATGAATGCCGGCATGAAAGAATTTGAAATCAAAAACGTTTTAGAAAGCGCTTGCATTAATGGCGAATGGCTAGGGAGTGAAGCTTTGGGGTTAGATTATCGCAGCAGCAAATTCAATGGCGTTGTTTTAAGGGCTAGGTTTAAAAAAACGCATGGTTTTAGACAAGAAGTTTTAAAAGCGTGTCAAAGCATGCGAAAAAGCCACCCCAAATTGCCTAATTTTGGGAGCTGTTTCAAAAACCCGCCTAACGATCATGCGGGCAGGCTTTTAGAGGGCGTGGGCTTAAGGGGTTATTGTCTAAAAAGGGTGGGCTTTGCCAAAGAGCATGCGAATTTTTTGGTGAATTTGGGGGGTGCAGGATTTGAAGAAGCCCTAGATCTGATAGAACTCGCTAAAACTAGAGTGTTACAAGAATACGGCATTCATTTAGAAGAAGAAGTGAAGATTTTAAGGTAG